The Anaerobaca lacustris sequence TGGCTCGCGGAATTCAGCCAGTCCAGCGCGTTTGCTCCGCACTCAGAGGCATAATCTTCATGCGTTGCATAGGGCGATAAATATCGCGTAACCAAGGATGTCGCGGAGCGAAAGAGGCAAGTGTAGTTTTGGTTCACGGCGTGTTGGAAGTTCGACATCCCAGTAAGAAAGGACGAAACGATGACCAGAACACGGATTGGCAGCGCACGGTTAGTGATCTTATTGACTGAGAGGCCAAGATGAGAAACGAGGCGTTACGCAGTATCTGTGCTGGATTCCTGGTGTCGGGATGTTTGGGGGTGTCGTTTGCCGGAGACGGAAACGAATGGCCGCAGTTTCGGGGGCCCGGCGGCAGCGGCATAGCCCAAGAAACCAGGAGCAGAGGCGTCCCCACGGAATGGGACACGACGAAGAATGTGGCATGGCGCACCAACGTGCCGGGCCTGGGGTGGTCCAGCCCGATTGTCTGGGGGAACCGCGTTTTCCTCACCACCGCGGTGGACGCCCAGGGTACGGAGCAGCCGGAGGGCGGCTTCTATCTGGACAAGGATCGCGGCGGCCGTGGCGAACATCGCTGGTTGGTGCTCGCCTACGACCTGAACACCGGAGTGAAACTCTGGGAACGCCAAGTTCACCAGGCGGTTCCGCCGCGCACCCATCTCAAGAGCAGCTACGCTTCGGCGACCCCCGTCACGGACGGCGAGCGGGTGTACGCCTGGTTTGGCGAGTTCGGACTGCTGTTGGCCCTGAACGCGGCGGACGGCACCGAGGCGTGGTCCTTCTCGGAGCCGCCACGCAAATCCAGGGAGAACTGGGGGTTCGGCGCGTCGCCCGTGATGCATGGCGACCGGGTCTATCTCGTGCATGACAACGAGGAAGACGCCTACGTCGCGGCGTTCGATGCTTCAACCGGAAACCAGATCTGGCGGACCAAGCGACCGCCGGAGACCAACTGGAGCACGCCCCTGGTGTGGCAGAACGATCAGCGGGCGGAACTGGTCGTCGCCGCGACCGGCGGTATCACGTCCTACGATCTGAATGGGGAGGCGCTTTGGGAACTGCGCGGTATGTCCCGGATCACGGTGCCCAACCCGGTGGCGGGAAACGGAATGGTCTATGTCGGTTCGGGTTTCGTTGCGGATCGGCAGAAACCGCTCTACGCGATCCGCCCGGGCGCGGCGGGCGATATCTCGCTGAAAGAAGGCGAGACCCAGAACCGCTACGTGGCCTGGCGGCAAGAGCGCGCCGCTCCCTATGTCCCGTCGTTTCTGGTAGCCGGCAAGTATCTGTACGTGATCCAGGACAACGGCCGACTCTCCTGTTACGACGCGGTCACCGGTACTGTGGTGTACGAGGAGAGGTTGCGTGGCCACTTCACGGCCTCGCCCTGGATGTGCGGAGACAGGTTGTTCTTCCTGAACGAGCGTGGGGATACCTATATCGTGCAGTCGGGACCGACATTCAAGCTCCTGGCCACGAACACGCTCGAAAAGCTGTGTCTGGCCACACCCGCGGTGGCGGGCGACCGACTTCTGATCCGGACTTCTTCCCGGTTGTATTGCATAGGGAGCGATCAATGATGAAAGCTGTTCGAATTCATGATGGGGGCACTGCCGAGGTGCTCTGTTATGAGGATGCCCCGACTTCTGAGCCGGGGCCGCGCGAGGTATGTTGTCAAGGGAGCTGCAAACGGCAAAGCGGGCCCGTCGTCAGAAGCCCAAGAACGGCACGCAGCGAGTACAGCAGTTCAAGAAAGAGAGTTACCATGCCAAACCAGAATCAGTTCATTCGCCAGACGTCTGCAGTCTTGATAGCTTTCGGCCTCATTCTCGGCCTGCTGCCGGGCTTCGCCGCCGCGCAGGACGGGGCCACCCGGGGGGCGCATGCGCAGGAAGCCTCCCACATTCATCACCGGGAGCACAACCTCCTGCTCGATGCGACACGATCCGGCAATATGCATACGTTCGGCGTGGGTCTACGTGGGGATGGGACCCCGGCTCAGAGGGAGGCGCACAGCCACAATTACATCGTCTACGACTTCAAGAGACAAGTGTTCTTGGATTTCAGGGGCACCACTTCTCAGGTGGGCAAGACACTGGCAAGTAAGACTGATTATTACGAGTACGGCGTCAGCAAGGGCGCCAATCTGGGCGTGGTCTTGGAGAGCCAAGCTGCATACTGGATGGCGGAGTGGCCGGCTCCGGTGTCGGCGAACTTCATCAGGCTCATGGGCTCCATGCCGAACGAGCCGTCTCAGGCGAATACAGCCTGGAAGATTGAATTTCGGAGTAACGGACAATGGCGTGTCCATGCGCAGGGCGTCGGTGGATGGTATGATCGCGGTGAGTACTTCTGGGGCGGTCGGGACCAGAGCCCAATTCAGTTCGATGCTCTGCGGGTTAAATTGTACAGCAAAGATGGATCGACGAGCGTGAGCAGTCTGCACTTTCGCGCCCAGGAAAACGGGACATGGATGATCGCGCACTTACCGCCGATCGATGCGCTAATCACGGTGACACAACAAGTACCTCGCGCCGGAGAGGTCGCCAATTTCGCCGGCAATCAAGTGTTCGGAACGGTGCAGTCGTGGCAATGGGACTTCGGTGACGGTAGCTCCGCCACGGGGCAGACGGTCTCCCATGCCTTTGCCAATCCGAGAACCTACGATGTCACACTCACTGTCTCCGGCGCCGGACAAACAGCGGACATTGCAGAGCGCGTCACCATCTACCCTGCCATCGAAGCGCAAA is a genomic window containing:
- a CDS encoding PQQ-binding-like beta-propeller repeat protein, whose protein sequence is MRNEALRSICAGFLVSGCLGVSFAGDGNEWPQFRGPGGSGIAQETRSRGVPTEWDTTKNVAWRTNVPGLGWSSPIVWGNRVFLTTAVDAQGTEQPEGGFYLDKDRGGRGEHRWLVLAYDLNTGVKLWERQVHQAVPPRTHLKSSYASATPVTDGERVYAWFGEFGLLLALNAADGTEAWSFSEPPRKSRENWGFGASPVMHGDRVYLVHDNEEDAYVAAFDASTGNQIWRTKRPPETNWSTPLVWQNDQRAELVVAATGGITSYDLNGEALWELRGMSRITVPNPVAGNGMVYVGSGFVADRQKPLYAIRPGAAGDISLKEGETQNRYVAWRQERAAPYVPSFLVAGKYLYVIQDNGRLSCYDAVTGTVVYEERLRGHFTASPWMCGDRLFFLNERGDTYIVQSGPTFKLLATNTLEKLCLATPAVAGDRLLIRTSSRLYCIGSDQ